A single region of the Mugil cephalus isolate CIBA_MC_2020 chromosome 4, CIBA_Mcephalus_1.1, whole genome shotgun sequence genome encodes:
- the LOC125006060 gene encoding nuclear receptor subfamily 1 group D member 2-like: MENSPGGGVILYAGSSGSASPSPGSPSSGYQTQSPSSHSQPSSPEGVSFQEIGSLKQRGERGGRTASPKMVFQFPEISNAPVAQITTASSATYNHPTVAKRPCGFTGTFTKTGGMVLLCKVCGDIASGFHYGVHACEGCKGFFRRSIQQNIHYKMCVKNENCLIMRMNRNRCQHCRFKKCLSVGMSRDAVRFGRIPKREKQRLLDEMQSYMNSLNESASMEMEVSSPPDAPCSPQNQTNEGAGSILQSYRGDEKPLKMAAGNNNLSTSSFQSSSAQEAAMSHPTVQHAAQVEQVNLTTSYHVSTNFPPTSASSESSSNTNVDNAKYTFSSSHNQCPVSGNVSSQSYTANQNHFSPSDSQNQNSCPWKLSGGAKVLACPLNSCPVAPASRSSQEVWESFSQCFTPAVKEVVEFAKSIPGFQTLSQHDQVMLLKSGTFQVLMVRFCSLFDPKERTVTFLNGQTYSLASLRALGMGSLLDAMFDFSEKLGSLGLEPDEMALFMAVVLVSADRSGIVEVGAVEQLQENLIRALRSLITSRRPDDSTLFPKLLLRLPDLRTLNNQHSDKLLAFRIDP, from the exons GTGGTGTTATTTTGTACGCAGGCTCGTCTGGCAGTGCCAGTCCAAGTCCTGGCAGCCCTTCAAGTGGATACCAGACCCAGTCGCCCTCCTCCCACTCACAGCCTTCATCCCCAGAGGGTGTCTCCTTTCAGGAGATTGGATCCCTGAAGCAGAGAGGGGAACGAGGGGGCAGAACCGCTTCCCCCAAAATGGTCTTTCAGTTTCCTGAAATATCCAATGCTCCAGTTGCCCAAATTACGACAGCATCATCAGCAACCTACAACCATCCGACAGTGGCCAAAAGGCCTTGTGGTTTCACTGGCACATTTACCA AGACCGGAGGTATGGTGCTTTTGTGCAAGGTGTGCGGGGACATTGCCTCTGGGTTCCATTATGGCGTGCACGCCTGTGAGGGCTGCAAG GGTTTCTTCAGACGCAGCATTCAGCAGAATATCCATTACAAGATGTGCGTGAAGAATGAAAACTGTCTTATCATGCGAATGAACCGGAACCGGTGCCAGCACTGCCGCTTCAAGAAGTGTCTCTCTGTGGGAATGTCCAGAGATG CTGTGCGTTTTGGACGTATTCCCAAGCGAGAGAAGCAGAGACTACTTGATGAGATGCAGAGCTACATGAACAGTCTCAATGAATCGGCTTCCATGGAAATGGAGGTGTCGTCTCCTCCAGATGCCCCCTGCAGTCCCCAGAACCAGACGAATGAAGGGGCTGGTTCCATACTGCAGTCCTACCGCGGCGATGAGAAGCCGCTGAAAATGGCTGCCGGCAACAACAACCTCAGCACTTCCTCATTCCAGAGCAGTTCAGCGCAGGAAGCTGCCATGTCGCACCCGACAGTTCAGCACGCAGCTCAGGTAGAGCAGGTGAACCTGACAACGAGCTACCACGTGTCCACAAACTTCCCTCCCACATCCGCCAGCAGTGAAAGCTCCTCAAACACAAACGTCGACAACGCCAAGTACACCTTCTCATCCAGTCACAACCAATGCCCTGTCAGTGGAAACGTGTCATCTCAGTCCTACACGGCCAATCAGAACCATTTCTCCCCCAGTGATTCCCAGAACCAGAATTCCTGTCCTTGGAAGCTGAGTGGAGGAGCCAAAGTGCTG GCATGCCCACTCAACTCATGTCCCGTGGCTCCGGCCAGTCGCTCCAGTCAGGAGGTGTGGGAGTCTTTCTCCCAGTGCTTCACCCCCGCCGTTAAAGAAGTGGTGGAGTTTGCAAAGAGCATCCCAGGATTCCAGACTCTCAGTCAGCATGATCAGGTCATGCTCCTCAAATCTGGCACCTTCCAG GTTCTTATGGTGAGGTTCTGCTCATTGTTTGACCCCAAGGAGAGGACAGTGACATTCCTCAATGGCCAGACTTACTCGCTGGCGTCACTCAGAGCTCTTGGCATGGGCTCCCTGCTGGATGCCATGTTTGATTTCAGTGAGAAGCTGGGATCTTTGGGCCTGGAGCCAGATGAGATGGCACTTTTCATGGCTGTTGTGCTAGTGTCTGCCG atcgCTCTGGTATAGTGGAGGTGGGCgctgtggagcagctgcaggagaatCTAATAAGAGCTCTGCGTTCTCTCATCACCAGTCGCCGCCCTGATGACAGCACACTCTTCCCAAAGCTGCTGCTCCGTCTGCCGGACCTGCGCACCCTGAACAACCAGCACTCTGACAAGCTTTTAGCTTTCCGCATAGACCCGTGA